In Desulfomonile tiedjei DSM 6799, a genomic segment contains:
- a CDS encoding ABC transporter ATP-binding protein, which produces MSFLAIKDLGISFGGLTALSSVSMNVEKGQIFSIIGPNGAGKTTIFNCISGIYRPKRGSILFQGQEMVGKKPYQAAKMGIARTFQNIELFSHLSTMDNLLLGRHMHMKSGILAGSTFLGRNFPAAREECLHRERVERIIEFLEIESARDMPVSALPYGTRKLVELGRALAMEPSLLLLDEPTAGMNQEEKRDMMFWIRDIRDDFDVTILMVEHDMNLVMEVSDEIFALNFGIKLVQGPPHVVRNDPGVLEAYLGRD; this is translated from the coding sequence ATGTCTTTCTTGGCGATAAAAGATCTCGGGATATCATTCGGCGGGCTTACCGCTCTGAGTTCGGTTTCCATGAATGTGGAGAAAGGTCAGATATTCTCCATTATCGGTCCTAATGGAGCAGGTAAGACTACTATCTTCAACTGCATCAGCGGAATCTACCGCCCGAAGCGGGGAAGCATCCTCTTTCAAGGTCAGGAAATGGTGGGAAAGAAGCCCTATCAGGCTGCGAAGATGGGTATAGCCCGGACATTCCAGAACATAGAGCTTTTCAGTCACCTGAGCACGATGGACAATCTTCTCCTGGGCCGTCACATGCACATGAAATCCGGAATACTGGCAGGCTCCACGTTCCTGGGGAGAAACTTTCCCGCTGCACGCGAGGAATGCCTCCACAGAGAGCGAGTGGAAAGAATTATCGAGTTTCTCGAAATCGAATCGGCCAGAGACATGCCTGTATCCGCGCTTCCGTACGGCACAAGAAAACTCGTCGAACTTGGACGGGCCCTGGCAATGGAGCCTTCGCTTTTGCTTCTCGACGAACCCACCGCAGGGATGAATCAGGAAGAAAAACGAGATATGATGTTTTGGATCAGAGATATCCGAGACGACTTCGATGTAACCATCCTGATGGTGGAACACGATATGAATCTCGTTATGGAAGTGTCTGACGAGATTTTCGCACTTAACTTCGGAATAAAGCTGGTCCAGGGACCACCTCACGTGGTCAGGAACGACCCGGGAGTCCTGGAAGCATATCTCGGGCGTGATTGA
- a CDS encoding ABC transporter ATP-binding protein has product MLETRNIEIYYGKIMVVRGLSIKVQKGEIRAILGANGAGKSTTLKTIMGYLDDQPEKGTIWFNDKRIDRLKTEQIVPLGIAYVPEGREVFPELTIRENLIMGAYTRSGDCSAEIDRVFNYFPVLKDRLKQQAGTLSGGEQQMLAIGRALMSKPALMILDEPSLGLSPLLVTEIFDIIRTINQEGMTILLVEQNARKALSVAHHAFIMETGRIVLEGPPDKLMKNEDVQEFYLGMQQEESIKGYQRYKRKKRWR; this is encoded by the coding sequence ATGCTGGAAACCAGAAACATCGAAATATATTACGGTAAGATAATGGTTGTCCGCGGGCTCTCTATCAAGGTTCAGAAGGGAGAGATCCGTGCTATTCTCGGTGCGAACGGAGCAGGTAAATCCACCACACTGAAAACCATCATGGGATACCTGGACGATCAGCCCGAAAAGGGTACTATTTGGTTCAATGACAAACGTATCGACCGTCTCAAAACCGAACAGATAGTCCCGCTCGGAATCGCTTACGTACCGGAAGGCCGCGAGGTCTTTCCTGAACTGACGATTCGTGAAAACCTCATAATGGGGGCATACACAAGATCGGGTGATTGCAGTGCTGAAATAGACCGGGTGTTCAACTACTTCCCTGTGTTGAAAGACAGGCTGAAGCAGCAAGCAGGTACTCTTTCCGGCGGTGAGCAGCAGATGCTTGCCATCGGAAGAGCTCTGATGTCCAAACCGGCTCTCATGATTCTTGACGAGCCTTCTTTGGGCCTTTCCCCCCTACTGGTGACCGAGATTTTCGACATCATACGAACAATAAATCAGGAAGGCATGACGATCCTGCTGGTGGAACAGAATGCGCGAAAAGCTCTTTCGGTCGCTCACCATGCCTTCATCATGGAGACAGGTCGGATCGTGCTCGAAGGTCCCCCGGATAAGCTCATGAAGAATGAGGACGTTCAGGAGTTTTATCTGGGAATGCAACAGGAAGAGTCAATCAAAGGTTATCAGCGATATAAACGGAAGAAACGATGGCGCTAG